The genomic segment TACAAAAGAGCCAATTGAGCAAAATAATCCACTTTTAAGTGTAACAAATAAGCAAAGACTTCTTTTAACACCTCATATTGCATGGGCTAGTATTGAAGCTAGAAAAAGATTAATAGAAAAAGTGGCAAAAAATATAGAAGACTTTTTAAAGTAAAAAAGTAGATTAAATCTACTTTTTCTTCTATTTTCTAGCTTCTTTTAGAGTATTTGCTATCATAAATGATAATTCTAAAGCTTGATCAGCATTTAATCTTGGATCACATTGTGTGTGATATCTACTTGCTAAATCACTCTCTTTAACAGCTGAAGATTTACTTCCTGTACACTCTGTTACATTTTGTCCTGTCATTTCAAGATGAATTCCACCAGCGTAAGAACCTTGAGCTTTATGAATTTGGAAGAACTGTTTTACTTCACCTAAAATAGCTTCAAAATCTCTAGTTTTGTAACCATTATCAGCTTTTATAGTATTTCCATGCATAGGATCACTTGACCACAATACTTTTTTACCTTCTTTTTCAACTCTTGCTAAAAGTTTTGGAAAATATTCAGCTATTTTTTCATTACCCATTCTTACAATTAAATTTAATCTTCCAGCTTCATTTTCAGGATTTAAAGCATCAATTAGTTTAATTAATTCATCCTCTTTCATAGATGGACCAACCTTACAACCAATTGGATTTTTGATTCCTCTAAAATACTCAATATGAGCACCATTAAGATCTCTAGTTCTATCTCCAATCCATAACATATGAGCCGAACAATTAAACCAATCTTTTGTGATTGAATCTCTTCTTGTAAGTGCCTCTTCATAGTTTAATAAAAGTGCTTCATGAGAAGTAAATAGAGTTGTTTGATTTAACTGTGGAGTATTTTCACTTGTAATTCCACATGCTTTCATAAAAGCTAAACTTTCACTAATTTTATTTGCTATCTCTTCATATTTTGCGCCCAAAGTATTATCTTTTACAAAGTCTAAATTCCATAAGTGAACTTGATTTAAATCAGCCATTCCACCTCTTGCAAATGCTCTTAAAAGATTCATAGTAGCTGCACTTTGATTATATGCTTTTAGAAGTTTTTTTGCTTTTGGCTCTCTTGAACCAATATCAAAATCTATATCATTTACAATATCTCCTCTGTATGAAGGAAGACTTAATCCATCTATATCTTCAAAATCAGAACTTCTAGGTTTTGCAAACTGTCCAGCTACACGACCAACTTTTACAACAGGACAACCTCCTGAAAAAGTCAAAACTACTGCCATTTGCATCATTACTTTAAATAAATCTTTTATATTTGTCGCATTAAATACATTAAACGATTCAGCACAATCTCCACCTTGAAGTAAAAAAGCCTCACCATTTACAACTTTAGCAAGTTGTTTTTTAAGATTTAAAGCTTCTCCTGCAAAAATAAGTGGTGGATAAGATGCCAACTCTTTTTCTACTTGTTTTAAAGTTACTAAATCATTATAAATTGGTTGTTGTTTAATTGGAAAATCTCTCCAACTACTTGGACTCCATGTTTTCATTTTTTACCTTTTGTATATTTATTATTGGAAAAATTTTATCCAATATATCTTAAATCAAAATTAATGTTTTAATTTTGACAATAACTCTTTAAATGACACTTTAAATGCATCCAGACCTTCATTTAAAAGCTTTTCATAAACATCATTTAATTTAATCCCATTTTGTTCTAAACTTTTTAAATATTTATCACACTCATCTTCACTAATGATAACACTTTGCTCTTTTTTTCCATCTTTTAACCAATCTTCAATAGTTCCAAGAGGTGCTGTATTTACAGAATTTGGATATATTAAATTATCTACATAATATGTAGGACTCAACTCATTTCCTTTTACACCAGTACTTGCAAAAAGTGTTCTTATATTTGAATTCTCTAATTTATTTACTTCGTAATAACATTTTGTAGCATTTACAATACCTAGTTTAGATGTAACAAGACCTTTTGAACCTAAAGTTGTGTCCATTAATCTATCAAATCTTGAAACAAAAATAGATACAACACCTTTTGTATCCTTATTTGAAGCTTTAATTCCATCATCAAGTGCAATTGCACAATTTTTAGCTTGTTGGGGTGAAAAAATCAAAGTTGCATTTATATGAATTCCTCTTGAACTAAGTTCTCTCATAGCAATATATCCAGCAGCAGTTGCTGGAATTTTTATCATTACATTATCAGCATTTAAACTTTTATAAATTCTAAGTCCTTCTTCTATAGTTCCAGTTGCATCATCACATAAAAGAGGATCAACTTCAATAGAGATAAATCCATTATTTGTATTAATTTTATAAAGTGGCTCTAAAAGTTCAGCTGCTCTTCTTATATCTGTAAATGCTAATTCTTCATAAATTCTTTTTTGATCATTTGCTTGAAGCATATCGAGCTGTTGCTTATAAGCAACAGAACCCGTAATTGAAGCTTCAAAAATAGCTGGGTTTGATGTAGCACCTTTTATAATTTCATCATTTATTATCTCTTGAAATCTATTTTCCAAGAAATCTCTTTCAATAAAATCACACCAAATTGAGTAGTTTATCTCTTCAAATTCTTTCATCTTTTAAACCTTTATATGTTCTAAAATTTTTGTTAAATCTTTTGTATCTATTATTATATTTGCCTCTTTTTTAAGCACATCTTTTGCACAAAAAGCAACTCTTGTATCAGCTTGGGCAAACATAGACAAATCATTTGCTCCATCTCCACAAACTAAAGTATTCTCTTTTGAGATTTTTAAAAGATTTTGTAATCTTTTTATCATATCCCCTTTTGAGTAACTAAACATCATATCTCCACCAACAAGTCCTGTTAAAATTCCATCTTTTTCATGTAAGATATTTGAAAAATCAGCATCAAGCCCTAGTTTTTCTTTTGCTGGGCTTGTTCCAACTCTAAAACCACCACTGAAACAGACAACTTTATAATTCATCTTTTTCAATTGTGTTACAATTTCATAAGAACCTTTCATCAAAGGTAAATTTGCACAAATTTCTACAACTTTTTTATTATCCATTCCTTTTAAAAGTGCAACTCTTTGAATTAAAGATTCAAAAAAATCAAGTCTTCCACTCATAGCCTCTTCGGTAATTTTTTTAACTTCATCGCCCAAACCAAACTCAAAAGCTAAAATGTCAATTGTTTCCCCATCCATAAGAGTTGAGTCAAAATCAAAAACTGCTAATTTCATAAATATCCTAAAAATTAAATATTAAAAGGTATAATATTAGCCAAATTTAACTAAAATAGTTTAAAAGGAATGTATTTAAAATGTTTGAAACACTTATTTCTAAACTTCAAGAAGATAAATATTTAACACTTGAAACAACACCTCAGCATGAACCATCAATGCACAATATTGTTGAGAAAATCAAAAAATTTAAAATTGATTCAAAAGTAGATGGTTTTACTTGCACAGATAATCCGCTTGCAAAACTTAAATACAACTCACTTTTTGCTGCATTAAAACTTCAGCAAGAGTTTAAAAAACCAGTAATTGCAACAATGACTATGCGAGATAGAAATAAAATAGCTTTACAATCAGATTTACTTGGTGCAAATGATTTTGACATTAGAGCAATTTTAGCCATAACAGGAGATCCCGCAAATATGAGTGACCAACCAAATAGCAAAGGAGTTTTTGAAGCAAACTCTTTAATGCTTTTAAAGATGATTAAATCTTTTAACTATGGTATGGATTTTGCAGGTCGTCCTTTTAAAATAGAACCTAAACAGATTTTTCCATTTGCAGTTGTAAATGCCTATGCAAAAAACTTTGGGAGCTTAGAGAAAAAAATGCACCTAAAAATTCAAAATGGTGCTGTTGGAATTATTACTCAACCTGTTTTTGATATTGAAAATGTAAAAAAACTATTGGGAAATTTTGAAAATGCAAAAGAAAATGTGGAAGGTGATAAAAGAAAAGCTCAATTAATTCTTGGAGTTTTTCCTATTACAAAACTAAGAACTGCCCTATTTTTATCTGCGCAAGTTCCAGGTATTCATGTACCTCAATTTTGGATAGATGAACTTGAACGTGCTCACAGTATTAGTGAAGAAGAAGAGTACAAAGTAGGAATGCAACTAAGTCGTAATTTATTTCAAGAGATAAATAAAATCCATCCAAAAATTCACCTAATGACTGCAAATAATAAATTTGAAGTTGCAAGTGAGATTTTAGATTGAGATTAGCTTGTATTGACGTTGGGCTAAAACGAATTGGAGTTGCAATTTGTATTATGAGTGATATTGTAACTCCACAAAATGCAATTATTAGAAAAAATAGAAATCAAGCTGCTCTTGAAGTAAATAATTTTTTAAATGAGTGGCAAATAGAAAAACTAATAATTGGACTTCCAAGCTCAAGCATCGATACACAAAATAGAATAAAACACTTTACAAATTTACTAGAGCTAAAAATACCTTATGAATTTCAAGAAGAAAATCTTAGCTCAATTGAAGCAAAAGAGCTTATGAAAGGTGAAGTAAAACAAATAAGAGATGGAAGAATTGATTCTATTGCTGCAAAAATAATTTTAGAAAGATATATAAATTTAAGCAAAAAAACAATAAAATAGTCTAAAAAAAGGAAAACTTATGAATTTTACATTTAATGCCTACTATACACTAATTGCAGCTGTTATAGTTTTACTTATTGGTAAATTTTTAGTAAATAAAATAGAATTCTTAAGAAAATACAATATTCCAGAACCAGTTGCTGGTGGACTTGTAGCAGCTACAATTTCTACTTTAGTATATAATTTTTGGGGATATAGTATAACAACGAGTAGTGAACTTCAAACAAGTTTTATGCTTATATTTTTTATCTCAATTGGTCTTAGTGCAAATTTTACAAAACTAAAAGAGGGTGGAAAATCTCTTTTAATTTTTCTTTTTGTAGTTTCTGGTTTTATTATAATTCAAAACTTTGTAGGAATATCTCTTGCTACAGTTTTGGGAATTGATCCTTTAATTGGTCTAATTGCTGGTTCTATTTCGCTTACAGGAGGGCATGGAACAGCTGGAGCTTGGGGTTCAATTTTAGAAACAAAATATGGAATTGAAGGAGCAATGGGTCTTGGAATGGCAGCTGCAACTTTTGGTCTTGTAATGGGTGGAATTATTGGTGGACCACTAGCAAAATTTTTAATAAATAGATATAAGCTTTCAAGTGAAAAAAATTTAAAACAAGATAATTCTAAAGATGAGAAAGTAATTGATGAGTTTGTTCCCTTTGAGTATCCAAAAGCTGTAAGATTAATAACTACAAATAGTGCAATTTCTACTTTAGCTCTTTTTGCAGCTTGTTTGGCTTTTGCTGATTTTATAACAAATTTAACAAAAGGTTCACCATTTGAACTACCTACTTTCGTTTGGGCATTAGCAGGTGGTGTAATTTTAAGAAATAGCTTAGAAAATATCCTAAAAATTGAGATTTTTGATAGAGCCATTGATGTCTTTGGAAATGCATCTCTATCTTTATATCTAGCAATGGCTTTACTATCTTTAAAACTTTGGCAACTATCAAACCTAGCTGGAGCTTTAACTGTAATTTTAATTTCTCAAGTTATTATTATGATTTTATATGCTTATTTTGTAACTTTTAGAGTAATGGGTAAAAATTATGATGCAAGTATTTTAGCAGCTGGACATTGTGGTTTTGGTTTGGGAGCAACTCCTACAGCAGTTGCAAATATGCAAGCAATTACAAATATGTATGGACCTTCACAGAGAGCATTTTTAATAGTTCCATTATGTGGAGCATTTTTTGTTGACTTAATAAATACTACAGTTATTCAAACCATCTTTAATATTTTTGAGTAATTATTTAAACCTAAAGAACTTTTACAAGCTATTTAGGTTTTTGTTTATTCTTGAAATTACCTCTTCTAAACTACTATATCCAATAGATATATTTACTTTTTGTTTTTTATTTACAAGAATTAAACTAGGGAAAGAGCTACTTAAATTTCTTCCAAATATAAACTCATTTTGAAGTTTTTTATCCAAAGATTTATCTTCAAATAGCTTAGAAAACTCTTCAAAATCAAGATTTAAATCTTCACAAATTAATTTATAAAACTCTAATTTTTTTGTATCTTGTGAATTTGCATAAAATTTTTCTTGAATTTTAGAAAAAAACTCTAAAACTATCTTACTATTATTAAAACTTAAAATTTTTGAAATCAAAACAGCCTTACAAGCTGGTGTTGTATCATAATCAAAATTTAATAAATCAAGTATTTCAAAAGAGAACTTTTTGCCTGTCCTATTTGAAATATTTGTCCATTCTTCTTTTAAAAAGCCTTTGAATCTTTTATCCCATAAAACTTGACCACTAGCTCTTAGTCCTGCAACAATAGTTTGGAATTTTATACCATTTTTAGCACAGTACTCTTGAGTATCTTTTAAAATATCACTCATTCCATAACACCAAGAACACATAGGATCACCAATATAAAATAGTGTTGGTTGTTCTAGCTCCAACTCATCTTTTAAATCAACTTCCTTAACAGAGCAAACTCCTAATTTTTCATCACAAACTATCATATTAATATGTTAAAACTCTCTTTGCATTTATTGTCCACTCGCCTAACAAGTCCAAGCTTCCTCTTGTATCGTCATTTAAATATGGTTCATTTTTATAAGCACCAGACCTTTTAAGACTTGTTCCACAAGCTTTTATACATACACCTAATTCCAAAATTTCTTTTATCATAGAAAACTCCTTTATAAAAATTTTATAACTTCATCTTTATATTTTAATAAAATCTCACTGACTCTTTTTTGCCAAGCAGCTCCAAAAGTTTCAAGTTCCTCTTTTGTTGCAAGCCCTTGAAGTCCTTTTTGCATTAAACTTCCATCAAAACCACTCAAAGAGATATTTGACAAATCATACATAACTTCAACTTTTTCTTGATTATCAACTCTTGTAAATCTCATATCACCTTTTATTGGTGCTTCATATTTAAGTAAATTATTTCTAAAGTATTGTCCTTGAAGTCCCTTAAAGCCATCTTCTTCTTTGGCTCCTGTTATAAATGAAGCTACATTTGCTAAAACTCCAGTTGTTCCAGATTTTTTTGCATCTCTTAGCTCAACTATTATTTCACCACGAACTGGCAAATCATTTTTGTACAACTCTTTTAAAGCCTTTATAGTCATAAGATAAGCTCCAGCAACTGTTGGACATGAATGACCGCTTAGTTTTACAACATCTTTAAAAGTATATACAAAATCCTCATCAACACCCAAAAAATTTCCTAGTTTATCTTTTAAAATAATTGTTTCAATATCTTGAAAAAAATTTATATTCATATAATGTACCTTATTTTGATTTTTATAATTTGATAGAACAAAAATTGTACGGTGGACTTATTAGGAGAGATTTAGGGGCAAGTCCACTCGTACAAGCTCTATGTTAGAGTAAAGAAATTTTAATATATTATTTGGACTGGTTTATTGATTTATATCAAACATTATTTTTTTAAACTATTAACTACAACAGCTACTACAAAATCTCCATCATGTGTGATACTAATACTTGATTTTTTAATTTTAAATCTTTTTCTTAATTTTTTACTATATTTAATCTTTGGAGCATTTTTTTTATCTTTTTTAATTTTTATATCATAAAATGAACAAATCCCTCCAATTCCAGTACCAATAGCTTTACTAGCAGCCTCTTTTGCAGCCCAAAAACCAGCTGCGTTTTGAGCAGATTTTATAAACTCTTTTTCATCTTTAGAAATAAATTTATCATAAAACTTATCACCATATTTCACATGTAACCTTTTTATTCTATCAATACTAACTATATCTATACCTATCATTTAAACCTATCTTTTGTATAATCTTAACCATGAATATCTTTATAAAAAAACTATTATATCTTATCATTATGCTGTTTATTATTAGCCTAATATCATTTATTGCTATAAATTTAGCTCCTAACTCATTTTTTGCAAGTGGAGAGTTAAATCCAAATATAACTCCTGAAGCAATAG from the Aliarcobacter cryaerophilus ATCC 43158 genome contains:
- the serB gene encoding phosphoserine phosphatase SerB — encoded protein: MKLAVFDFDSTLMDGETIDILAFEFGLGDEVKKITEEAMSGRLDFFESLIQRVALLKGMDNKKVVEICANLPLMKGSYEIVTQLKKMNYKVVCFSGGFRVGTSPAKEKLGLDADFSNILHEKDGILTGLVGGDMMFSYSKGDMIKRLQNLLKISKENTLVCGDGANDLSMFAQADTRVAFCAKDVLKKEANIIIDTKDLTKILEHIKV
- the ruvX gene encoding Holliday junction resolvase RuvX, with product MRLACIDVGLKRIGVAICIMSDIVTPQNAIIRKNRNQAALEVNNFLNEWQIEKLIIGLPSSSIDTQNRIKHFTNLLELKIPYEFQEENLSSIEAKELMKGEVKQIRDGRIDSIAAKIILERYINLSKKTIK
- a CDS encoding class II 3-deoxy-7-phosphoheptulonate synthase; this encodes MKTWSPSSWRDFPIKQQPIYNDLVTLKQVEKELASYPPLIFAGEALNLKKQLAKVVNGEAFLLQGGDCAESFNVFNATNIKDLFKVMMQMAVVLTFSGGCPVVKVGRVAGQFAKPRSSDFEDIDGLSLPSYRGDIVNDIDFDIGSREPKAKKLLKAYNQSAATMNLLRAFARGGMADLNQVHLWNLDFVKDNTLGAKYEEIANKISESLAFMKACGITSENTPQLNQTTLFTSHEALLLNYEEALTRRDSITKDWFNCSAHMLWIGDRTRDLNGAHIEYFRGIKNPIGCKVGPSMKEDELIKLIDALNPENEAGRLNLIVRMGNEKIAEYFPKLLARVEKEGKKVLWSSDPMHGNTIKADNGYKTRDFEAILGEVKQFFQIHKAQGSYAGGIHLEMTGQNVTECTGSKSSAVKESDLASRYHTQCDPRLNADQALELSFMIANTLKEARK
- a CDS encoding DsrE family protein is translated as MIKEILELGVCIKACGTSLKRSGAYKNEPYLNDDTRGSLDLLGEWTINAKRVLTY
- the acpS gene encoding holo-ACP synthase produces the protein MIGIDIVSIDRIKRLHVKYGDKFYDKFISKDEKEFIKSAQNAAGFWAAKEAASKAIGTGIGGICSFYDIKIKKDKKNAPKIKYSKKLRKRFKIKKSSISITHDGDFVVAVVVNSLKK
- a CDS encoding transaldolase, yielding MKEFEEINYSIWCDFIERDFLENRFQEIINDEIIKGATSNPAIFEASITGSVAYKQQLDMLQANDQKRIYEELAFTDIRRAAELLEPLYKINTNNGFISIEVDPLLCDDATGTIEEGLRIYKSLNADNVMIKIPATAAGYIAMRELSSRGIHINATLIFSPQQAKNCAIALDDGIKASNKDTKGVVSIFVSRFDRLMDTTLGSKGLVTSKLGIVNATKCYYEVNKLENSNIRTLFASTGVKGNELSPTYYVDNLIYPNSVNTAPLGTIEDWLKDGKKEQSVIISEDECDKYLKSLEQNGIKLNDVYEKLLNEGLDAFKVSFKELLSKLKH
- the gltS gene encoding sodium/glutamate symporter; the encoded protein is MNFTFNAYYTLIAAVIVLLIGKFLVNKIEFLRKYNIPEPVAGGLVAATISTLVYNFWGYSITTSSELQTSFMLIFFISIGLSANFTKLKEGGKSLLIFLFVVSGFIIIQNFVGISLATVLGIDPLIGLIAGSISLTGGHGTAGAWGSILETKYGIEGAMGLGMAAATFGLVMGGIIGGPLAKFLINRYKLSSEKNLKQDNSKDEKVIDEFVPFEYPKAVRLITTNSAISTLALFAACLAFADFITNLTKGSPFELPTFVWALAGGVILRNSLENILKIEIFDRAIDVFGNASLSLYLAMALLSLKLWQLSNLAGALTVILISQVIIMILYAYFVTFRVMGKNYDASILAAGHCGFGLGATPTAVANMQAITNMYGPSQRAFLIVPLCGAFFVDLINTTVIQTIFNIFE
- a CDS encoding DsbA family protein, with the translated sequence MIVCDEKLGVCSVKEVDLKDELELEQPTLFYIGDPMCSWCYGMSDILKDTQEYCAKNGIKFQTIVAGLRASGQVLWDKRFKGFLKEEWTNISNRTGKKFSFEILDLLNFDYDTTPACKAVLISKILSFNNSKIVLEFFSKIQEKFYANSQDTKKLEFYKLICEDLNLDFEEFSKLFEDKSLDKKLQNEFIFGRNLSSSFPSLILVNKKQKVNISIGYSSLEEVISRINKNLNSL
- a CDS encoding methylenetetrahydrofolate reductase → MFETLISKLQEDKYLTLETTPQHEPSMHNIVEKIKKFKIDSKVDGFTCTDNPLAKLKYNSLFAALKLQQEFKKPVIATMTMRDRNKIALQSDLLGANDFDIRAILAITGDPANMSDQPNSKGVFEANSLMLLKMIKSFNYGMDFAGRPFKIEPKQIFPFAVVNAYAKNFGSLEKKMHLKIQNGAVGIITQPVFDIENVKKLLGNFENAKENVEGDKRKAQLILGVFPITKLRTALFLSAQVPGIHVPQFWIDELERAHSISEEEEYKVGMQLSRNLFQEINKIHPKIHLMTANNKFEVASEILD